CTGCTAGTAGTGAGACAGAAATGATATCATGGTTTTGTGGATGACAGCAGATTGGTGAACCAAGTTGCAGCGGATGATGACAGCTGTCGTTTCTCCTCTGCGTGTTCTTCTCCATCAGGGAGGAGGAACTGAGTGGAAGCGATAGAGGTGGGGGATCCAAGAAAGGGTGCCAGGCTACCGCTTTCCTCGGCCTCCACAGGGGAGTCCAAATGCCAGGAGCTCTGGGGTTTGTAGCCCCCAGCAACTGCAACCTGGGGCTCTAGGAAAGGCTCAGGTGAAGCTAGGCCTATGTCATCACTTGGAGCTCTAGGTTGCATCTGGGGCCGGTAGccccctcctccatctccacaGCTGACGGACAGATCAGCATGGGGTTGGTGGTCCTCAGAAGAGCCCTGTGGATCCAGCTGGAACACCAAAGAAGACCCTGAGGTCTGGATTCCTGTGTATGTCACATCGGTGCGTGCTGAATCCAAAGAAGAtgcagaagaagcagaggagTCTGGGAAACGCGGTCTTATGGGCCTCTCATCAACTACTTGGTTGTAGTAGCGCAATGATGTTGGCTCATCTGTGTCAACTGGCTCGTCACCCATCCCCtgctcttcttcatcctcatcttcttcaGGAATGACGACGAGCACTTCTTTACTAGAATCCCACTCAAGCTTTTCTACAATATGGATTATACTGTGAGAAGATGGCTTCACATCCAGTGGCCCCTGTAAGACACAGAGTAATAAACACTTTACTGAGTCAGTTTAATTCAGAGAAATCTGCCACAGTCTTAACATAAGGCATGAtgaaagaacacaaaaataagGATTGGTAAATAGTAAATTCTATTTATAGAACTCATAGAACAATGAGTTTAGTCAGGAGTGTCAGACTGGATTAGGCTGATACTGTACCTGTGTCCTGGACCAATCACCAGGCAGCTTGGGCTCAGGTATGTCTGGATAGAATGCCTTTTTCACCCTGgtaggaaagaaaaatatcccTTACATTGTCATCAAAAGCCTATAGAAATCCAACCAATACCCCCTAGTTACACCTCTTCAACACAGTGTAGAAAATAAGTGGACTGGGTCTTTGCAAATGTGATAGATTTCTTCACAAATCTTGCTTTGTATGTACGTTTTCCATTATTTATGCAACACAtccaaaaaaggagagagacaaaggaaagGAGCATAGCAGTCTCaccatttccttttcttgtaGCAAATGAAGGTGACAATGACCAGGAATAAGGCTGTGATTCCCAGAGAAGTCAAGATTTCCAGGATCAGCCAATCAGCTATCAGAACAGGACAGTAGAAATATTAGAGATAGTAGACCTGAAGCAATATGGttatttttcctaattttgAATATAAATCACTGTGTAAACTGAACCCTGCAAGCATTTATTTATACAAGAGCCTCTTTTGTAGCCtcaaaacattattattagtaataCCTGTAGAATAAACACAAGTTTTGTACTACTTTCATAGCTATACACAAAACTATACATTCACATACTGTAAGGCTCCAGCGTTATGGAGGCAGTGGCGCCTGTGTCCTCGCCTGCTGAAGTGTAGGCCTTGACAGTAAATTTATGTGAGCCCTCAAAGAGTCCCTTTACTGTGTAGCTCCTGCTCCCTTGGTCTGGCAGTTTGGCTGTTCAAGAGTTAGAGGTGAAAAACAAAGGGAGATAGGCatagaaaggaaagaaaagacaaagaagaatagAGAAGCAGGAGAGGGAGCAATGACAAAGTGAATGAGTTTAACGGAATACAAAATGCACTTTCTAAAACAATATTTGACGAATGATGTAATAACATGAATTATGCATGTTTTGTATACAATTCCTTTTTCAAGCCCTCTACTTGAACAGCTGAATTCTTTGAAGAGATGGCACTTCACATCATAACATTTACCTAGAAGTTTGAGCTCGGAGCCAGTGCTGTTGTAAATGTTGTAGCCGAGGAGGTAACCTCTTCTGTTGACCAGTGGGATCTCTCCCCAGGTGAGGAGAATATCAGAGCCCTGCTGACTGGTTGACAGGAGGACAGAACTGGAAGGGACTGTGGAAGCCACAaggaagggagaaaagaaaattgcagagaagggagggaggcataacagagagaatgagaacaAATAGAGAGTAATTAAAATGCAGAGTACGATTTCTGAAGTCACTGTTTCTTCTAAAAGGATAAACTTCCCACATTCAGTGCTATCCTTACCCAGCTCCTCCATGTATCCCTGCCAGCGCTGACGCAACTCTGGGGCCTCTGAGGAGCAGCTGTACAGGGAAAAGTTGTACCTCACACCGGGCTGGAAGTTGGCTGATGGCAAAGGAAGAAATTAATATGTATTATACAGTATCATTTCACATTTGACGCCCTATTGGCAAATACTAGAGATTAAAGCTATGTTTGAGTTTGTGGAAAGGTTAAAAtcctgtttactttttaaattacttaaCACTGTCCATAGCCAAAAATATCAAGGGGACTGACTGTAGAAATACATACggtacattttaaatgtgctgaaaacaattttcacagactttgttgatttttttaaaggaggtCTCAAGAATGGCTTACCCGACTCAATGGAGACATTAGTGTTTCCAGCAGGCACCTTGATCCACTCCACAGGGCAGTCCCGCGTGCAGAATGCATCATGCCATTCTACCACATAACCACAGGTAGTGTTGGCATCACTCTGCCAGGAAAGAGGGAAACCTCTCTCCATATAAACTGCCCTGGACACAGCAGGGGGTTCAGTATCTGGTAAGAAGAAAGTATGTATAAATGCACGTAGAAGCCGCATGTCTTCGTATTCTTCTATTATTCTTGAGTTTTTCAAGTAAGACTGTGACACCAAACAGACGACAATAAATCATCAAGTTGCTCTCAGTACCTAAAAACTTAACTGACTAAACATATGTTACATATATACCACACATAGTTTAAGTTGTGCCTCTGAGAATAAACAAACCAATCGCTTTTTGCCTTCTTACTTGCTTTATATATgctaaaacatcaaaaacacacactccctctaTTTCCACATACCTGTCAAACGCAGAGATATAACTACACTTGCGGGTTGAGATAACCCATCAGCGTTCTTTGCAATGACGGTTGCATTGACCTTGTCACTGCTGAAGGTAGCGATCTGTGTGAGGTTGACTGGTGCAGCAGTAGTATCTGGTGAAAAGATTTCTGTGTGCTGTACATTTTCTCCAGCACTCCAGAGAGTGACTTCATAACCTGTGATCTGACCATGGCTTTGTCTTCGTGTCAGAGGCtagaataaatcaaattaaagggAAGGAACGGGGGAAAGATTAAGTCGGAGAGAATTTTAAATCATCTTTTACTTGCAATTTCAGATATCCGTGACATATCTTCAAAACAGGTCAAGCTTCTTTATGtcaaaagggagaaagaaggtaaaaggaaaaaggaggaagagtgCTAGAGACAAAGGACAAAGACTAAAAAAGAGGAACCCTGACAAACTTTCATAATCTGATTGGCGCTTATTTGAACAGGCTGTAAATCTTTGCTTTCCGCAGTAAAAATAGCAGACTGTCTAAAACAATACAGTACAAagacgaaaaacaaaaatcacctTCCAAATGACCTGCCCAGTGTTGTCTGTGTTCTTCCACATCCACACATCAGGAGCATCTGGAACTGagagacaacaaaaacatattccatcaaagctagaaaaaaatggcattaatGCCGGTGTTTCATAGTCACAATTAAATGACATTTCTACCATTGAAAATGACAAGGCTATATAAAGACAGCAATATAAAGATGACTACTAAAAATAATAAGGAAATCTTTTAAACTTCAATGTTCATTACTGATCTTCTTAgcacaaggtccatttacttACCCATATATAACCATCTGTTATTACGAGACCAACATTCAAGGAAGCAAAAATGATGAGTTTTTTGTTAGAGGAGCTCTTTTGttatgtatatgaatatacCTAAACTTTGTGAggtcaaaat
Above is a genomic segment from Xiphias gladius isolate SHS-SW01 ecotype Sanya breed wild chromosome 19, ASM1685928v1, whole genome shotgun sequence containing:
- the lifra gene encoding LIF receptor subunit alpha a, whose translation is MPHFSVSPSSKPNCCPVWLICILLGLSAAHTHAKDVLSVPQQVSLSANLSTQQLSISWLGGTATTFDLMILRTELSETVFYETVSVTVNQVSGWHQWNWTSVEPLECTSLSIQIRSRDGQTTSEWSKTQILQGNDIPSNERFQMYPVDRVVPVGANTTFCCIVEQGKVFGTIRYSGKVMNTTQLSLRSYATTVVNQGPSGSSGTNIVCYDSLKALSGAVVFVGYPPLPSDFVCETHDLTSAVCRWNEARDTHLYGKRGTHYLLNKRECIQDSRQQKLKECSVAQWEGNWTLVAVNPLGQYSLTDSAELSHRVHPVAPANLSSVVNAWNATVLWQWKYKSYDSLALVCQVELTCHGSETNHTFSGVGLRSVVLSDLYPDEDYSVQIRCGAQQNFWKWSTWSKQFAFKTSTDIPDAPDVWMWKNTDNTGQVIWKPLTRRQSHGQITGYEVTLWSAGENVQHTEIFSPDTTAAPVNLTQIATFSSDKVNATVIAKNADGLSQPASVVISLRLTDTEPPAVSRAVYMERGFPLSWQSDANTTCGYVVEWHDAFCTRDCPVEWIKVPAGNTNVSIESANFQPGVRYNFSLYSCSSEAPELRQRWQGYMEELVPSSSVLLSTSQQGSDILLTWGEIPLVNRRGYLLGYNIYNSTGSELKLLAKLPDQGSRSYTVKGLFEGSHKFTVKAYTSAGEDTGATASITLEPYTDWLILEILTSLGITALFLVIVTFICYKKRKWVKKAFYPDIPEPKLPGDWSRTQGPLDVKPSSHSIIHIVEKLEWDSSKEVLVVIPEEDEDEEEQGMGDEPVDTDEPTSLRYYNQVVDERPIRPRFPDSSASSASSLDSARTDVTYTGIQTSGSSLVFQLDPQGSSEDHQPHADLSVSCGDGGGGYRPQMQPRAPSDDIGLASPEPFLEPQVAVAGGYKPQSSWHLDSPVEAEESGSLAPFLGSPTSIASTQFLLPDGEEHAEEKRQLSSSAATWFTNLLSSTKP